From uncultured Methanobrevibacter sp., the proteins below share one genomic window:
- a CDS encoding alkaline phosphatase family protein — translation MGHNPRIEIQFIHYIKNIQPRIRRTIVYAAVRAGANVVLREVTTDVLTSEILTGNIDTAYATYMGYDEIAHHSGVQDEDVWGALKKIDLQFSKITSAIEMSDRDYKIVILSDHGQSNGATFKQRYGITLGSYVRKLLPDDLKVFKAEHNIDHFRDAIIPENKQIKNIKMKFGNIRDDLFEDKESLQNIKDEIENITPQIISKNDQIKNLREKYTDSLDYIKGHDSVEHNTKNVEDSELIVLGSGNLGLIYLTQWKQRLNYEEIVMLFPDLIPGLVKHSGIGFILVNSISNGGMVIGQDGIYYLDNDEIVGENPLKGFGKNAARHLRRENSFKNMPDILVNSFYDEKHDEVCAFEELVGSHGGLGGDQTHPFILYPSDWEDPGELIGAESIYKFLKKEIDELNS, via the coding sequence ATGGGACATAATCCTCGAATTGAAATCCAATTTATCCATTACATAAAGAATATACAGCCCCGCATTAGAAGAACAATAGTTTATGCTGCTGTAAGGGCAGGAGCTAATGTAGTACTTAGAGAGGTTACAACCGATGTTTTAACAAGTGAAATACTAACCGGAAATATCGATACAGCCTATGCAACCTACATGGGCTATGATGAAATTGCTCACCATTCAGGAGTTCAAGATGAAGATGTATGGGGTGCACTGAAAAAAATCGATTTGCAATTTTCAAAAATCACATCAGCAATTGAAATGAGTGACAGAGACTACAAAATAGTAATATTATCCGACCACGGCCAAAGCAATGGTGCAACATTTAAACAAAGATATGGAATTACATTGGGCAGTTATGTAAGAAAGCTGCTTCCAGATGATTTAAAAGTATTTAAAGCAGAACACAATATAGACCACTTCAGAGATGCCATAATTCCCGAAAACAAACAAATTAAGAATATTAAAATGAAATTTGGAAATATCCGTGATGATTTGTTTGAAGATAAGGAATCTTTGCAGAACATTAAAGATGAAATTGAAAACATAACTCCTCAAATAATTTCAAAAAATGACCAAATCAAAAATCTAAGGGAAAAATACACTGATAGTCTTGATTATATCAAAGGACATGACAGTGTAGAACACAATACCAAAAACGTGGAAGATTCTGAATTAATAGTATTGGGCTCTGGAAACTTAGGTTTAATTTATCTAACACAATGGAAACAACGCTTAAACTACGAAGAAATTGTAATGCTATTCCCAGATTTGATTCCTGGCCTTGTAAAACATTCGGGAATAGGATTTATTTTAGTCAATTCCATCAGCAATGGAGGAATGGTAATTGGCCAGGATGGAATTTATTATTTGGATAATGATGAAATTGTAGGGGAAAATCCTCTCAAAGGTTTTGGAAAAAATGCAGCAAGACACCTGAGACGAGAAAATTCATTTAAAAATATGCCTGACATTTTAGTCAATAGCTTTTATGATGAAAAACATGACGAAGTTTGTGCATTCGAAGAGTTAGTTGGAAGTCATGGTGGGCTTGGAGGAGACCAAACACATCCATTCATATTATACCCATCCGATTGGGAAGATCCTGGAGAACTAATCGGTGCCGAATCAATTTATAAATTCCTAAAAAAAGAGATTGATGAATTAAATTCTTGA
- a CDS encoding ABC transporter substrate-binding protein has product MSKNRKIIGLTIMIAVILLIIFTLYAMSSENTETVKIGYLPTDHDAALFVANATGMFKDEGIDVEFYEYNNGGDMMSAMASGELDAGYVGITPVIYSISKDVPVKIVSGAQNEGSGLLSHSPSVKSITDLKGKTVATPGEASIQSVLLKYDLKKNGLSTSDIESPTMKVSSMNDALKTDGIDAMLTYEPYVTISKEINNQTLVESSEDILPDHPCCVVIMNEKFISGEPDKAKKILDIHKRATEKIEANPEGVMQYLPPHIVPDSEIEKESLKHIKWVSDLNDTYKKNVNDFLNIEKDLGIINGDIPQEKLFSEI; this is encoded by the coding sequence ATGTCAAAAAATAGAAAAATTATTGGATTAACTATAATGATAGCAGTTATTTTACTAATTATTTTTACATTATATGCCATGTCCAGTGAAAATACAGAAACTGTTAAAATCGGATATTTGCCTACAGATCATGATGCAGCATTATTTGTCGCAAATGCTACAGGAATGTTTAAAGATGAAGGAATTGATGTGGAATTCTATGAATATAATAATGGTGGAGATATGATGAGTGCAATGGCCAGCGGGGAATTGGATGCTGGTTATGTTGGAATAACACCAGTAATATATTCCATATCTAAAGACGTGCCTGTAAAAATTGTTTCAGGAGCTCAAAATGAGGGAAGCGGTTTGCTTTCCCATAGTCCCTCAGTTAAGTCCATAACTGATTTAAAAGGTAAGACTGTAGCTACACCCGGTGAAGCATCAATACAAAGTGTATTATTAAAATATGATTTAAAGAAAAACGGACTAAGTACTTCTGATATTGAAAGTCCCACTATGAAAGTTTCTTCAATGAATGATGCATTAAAGACTGATGGTATTGATGCAATGTTAACATATGAACCTTATGTTACAATTTCAAAAGAAATTAATAATCAGACTTTGGTGGAAAGCTCTGAAGATATTTTACCGGATCATCCATGTTGTGTTGTAATTATGAATGAAAAATTTATATCAGGAGAACCTGACAAAGCAAAAAAGATTTTAGATATTCATAAAAGAGCAACTGAGAAAATAGAAGCAAATCCTGAAGGAGTGATGCAATATTTACCACCACATATCGTTCCTGATTCTGAAATTGAAAAAGAAAGTTTAAAACATATCAAATGGGTAAGTGATTTAAACGACACCTATAAGAAAAATGTGAATGATTTCTTAAATATTGAAAAAGATTTGGGAATAATTAATGGAGATATACCTCAGGAAAAGTTATTTTCGGAAATCTAA
- a CDS encoding protein-ADP-ribose hydrolase — protein sequence MGGIRINREEQLDYLVNYLIDECGEDIDVPDDYYSKRSLLRALMNVRLPMEISEEFLNVQDEFLTYETLNKDLTSVGDIDDVKGKIILWQGDIVTLKADAIVNAANSKLLGCFIPNHNCIDNVIHSAAGLQLRDECNKIMQSQQRDEEIGKAKITGAYNLPSKYVIHTVGPAIPQGSKPSNRDKDLLASCYKSCLDIASNYELNSIAFCCISTGVFNFPQKLAAQIAVDTVEEYLKDNETSLKHVIFNVFGDESYLIYKELLFGDDNG from the coding sequence TTGGGAGGGATTAGGATTAACAGAGAAGAGCAATTGGATTACTTGGTCAACTACTTGATTGACGAATGTGGAGAAGATATTGATGTTCCTGATGATTATTATTCAAAAAGGTCTTTACTTCGCGCATTGATGAATGTAAGGTTGCCAATGGAAATATCTGAAGAGTTTTTAAATGTTCAGGATGAATTTTTAACCTATGAAACATTAAACAAGGATTTAACATCAGTTGGTGATATTGATGATGTTAAAGGCAAAATAATATTGTGGCAGGGAGACATTGTAACATTAAAGGCAGATGCTATTGTAAATGCTGCAAATTCAAAGTTATTGGGCTGTTTTATTCCTAATCATAATTGCATTGACAATGTAATTCACTCTGCGGCAGGATTACAGTTAAGGGATGAATGCAATAAGATAATGCAAAGCCAACAAAGGGATGAGGAAATTGGAAAGGCAAAAATCACTGGTGCATATAATCTTCCATCCAAGTATGTCATTCACACTGTGGGGCCGGCGATTCCTCAAGGATCAAAACCATCCAACAGGGATAAGGATCTTCTGGCCAGCTGTTATAAATCATGTTTGGATATTGCAAGCAATTATGAATTGAACTCTATTGCATTTTGTTGCATTTCAACAGGAGTATTTAACTTTCCACAGAAATTGGCAGCCCAAATTGCAGTTGACACAGTTGAAGAATATTTAAAAGATAATGAAACCTCATTAAAGCATGTAATTTTCAATGTATTTGGTGATGAAAGTTATCTGATTTATAAGGAATTGTTGTTTGGTGATGATAATGGATAA
- a CDS encoding redox-regulated ATPase YchF produces the protein MLQIAVCGKPNVGKSSFFNSATASSVEMANYPFTTIDANKAVAHVIKDCPCKELGVTCNPHNSICIDGKRLLPIELIDVAGLVPGAHEGKGLGNKFLDELMQAKVFIHVIDASGSTDLEGNPVDPGSHDPLDDLDFLENEIVMWMYGILSKNWVRLIRKVGAEHLDIAKVLFDQLSGTGIAIEDIIEAKRNIEPDYNKWEEEDLIELTRNILHIAKPMMIIANKADLPTSEENIKRIKEKYPNVIPTSAESEIALVKASEAGLISYVSGDDHFEILKADELNDNQKKALDYIQTNILDKYGSTGVQDALNYGIFELLDNIVVYPVQDENKYTDQKGNVLPDGILLKNGSNPRELAYLVHTDIGDNFMHAVDARSKMRIASDYELKDGDIISIITRG, from the coding sequence ATGCTTCAAATTGCAGTTTGTGGAAAACCAAATGTTGGGAAATCATCTTTTTTCAATTCAGCAACTGCTTCAAGTGTAGAAATGGCTAATTATCCATTCACAACTATTGATGCCAATAAAGCTGTTGCACATGTTATTAAAGATTGCCCATGTAAAGAATTGGGTGTTACATGCAATCCTCACAATTCAATTTGTATTGACGGAAAAAGATTGCTTCCAATAGAATTAATTGACGTTGCAGGATTAGTTCCTGGAGCTCATGAAGGAAAAGGATTAGGTAATAAGTTTTTAGATGAATTGATGCAGGCTAAAGTATTCATACATGTTATTGATGCTTCTGGTTCTACTGATCTTGAAGGTAATCCAGTTGACCCTGGAAGTCATGACCCTCTTGATGATTTGGACTTTTTAGAAAATGAAATTGTAATGTGGATGTATGGAATATTGTCAAAAAATTGGGTAAGGCTTATAAGAAAAGTCGGTGCCGAGCATTTAGACATTGCAAAGGTATTGTTTGACCAATTATCGGGAACTGGTATAGCTATTGAAGATATCATTGAAGCTAAAAGAAATATTGAACCTGACTATAATAAATGGGAAGAAGAAGACTTAATCGAGCTAACAAGAAACATATTACATATTGCAAAACCAATGATGATTATTGCAAACAAGGCTGACCTTCCTACTTCTGAAGAAAATATCAAAAGGATTAAAGAAAAATATCCGAATGTAATTCCAACATCAGCAGAATCTGAAATTGCATTGGTAAAGGCATCAGAAGCAGGTCTCATTAGTTATGTTTCCGGTGATGACCATTTTGAAATTTTAAAAGCTGATGAACTGAATGACAATCAAAAGAAAGCTCTTGATTATATTCAAACCAATATTTTAGATAAATATGGAAGCACTGGAGTTCAAGATGCTTTAAACTATGGTATTTTTGAGCTATTGGATAATATTGTAGTATATCCTGTTCAGGACGAAAACAAATACACTGACCAAAAGGGCAATGTCTTACCTGATGGTATATTGCTTAAAAATGGTTCAAATCCACGTGAACTTGCATATTTAGTTCATACTGATATTGGAGATAATTTCATGCATGCTGTTGATGCAAGATCAAAGATGCGCATTGCCAGCGACTATGAACTGAAAGACGGCGACATTATCAGTATCATTACAAGAGGTTAA
- a CDS encoding ABC transporter permease has protein sequence MNSLREEYSREMIILPVILIIIWYLVCDVFQLIPSFMFPGPTDVANSFVKLVVSGQLFRDILETLYKVLFGMLLASVVGITLGIMLGWFKRLERLCRLVISILRPIPPIAWIPFSIIWFGIGVGPAVFIIFMGCVFPILISTIDGVHRTDPVLIEAAESFGASNSQMLTEVIVPSSVPYIVSGLKVAIGIALMCTISGEMIGSSSGIGYMILTSTNLFDTGSTVVGMLVIGVIGIIFDYIFSKVQERIFW, from the coding sequence ATGAATAGTTTGAGAGAAGAATATAGTAGAGAGATGATAATATTACCAGTTATTTTAATAATAATTTGGTATCTGGTTTGTGATGTATTTCAACTGATTCCAAGTTTCATGTTTCCCGGACCAACAGATGTTGCAAATTCATTTGTCAAGTTAGTTGTTTCAGGTCAGCTTTTTAGAGATATCCTTGAAACACTCTATAAAGTATTGTTTGGTATGTTGCTGGCATCAGTGGTAGGTATAACATTGGGTATAATGTTGGGTTGGTTTAAACGATTAGAAAGATTATGTAGATTAGTTATCAGTATTTTAAGGCCTATCCCTCCAATTGCTTGGATTCCTTTTTCAATAATATGGTTCGGTATTGGTGTAGGACCTGCAGTATTCATAATTTTCATGGGATGTGTTTTTCCAATACTGATTTCAACAATTGATGGAGTACATAGAACCGATCCTGTTTTAATAGAAGCAGCAGAATCATTTGGAGCATCTAATTCACAGATGTTAACTGAAGTAATCGTGCCGTCAAGCGTTCCGTATATTGTATCCGGACTTAAAGTGGCAATAGGTATTGCTTTAATGTGTACAATTTCCGGTGAGATGATTGGATCCAGTTCAGGTATAGGGTATATGATTTTAACATCCACCAACCTATTTGATACAGGTTCAACAGTAGTTGGAATGTTGGTAATTGGTGTAATCGGTATAATTTTTGATTATATTTTTTCAAAGGTACAGGAAAGAATATTCTGGTAA
- a CDS encoding ArsA family ATPase: MAFKDYFKFNKDKTTFIFIGGKGGVGKTSVSSATALWLAEQGKKTLIVSTDPAHSLSDSLEVPIGSYPREIKTNLFAVEIDPDVAMAQKQAQLDAQKAANPDDSGGLLGMDFLSDQLDMASSSPGADEAAAFEMFMAVMNSDEYDVVVFDTAPTGHTLRLLSFPEVMDSWVGKMMMLKAKLGGATNALKKIMPFMDAVDDPQTSEDLKRTKEEIDKAKEVLADPDRTTFKMVVIPEEMSIYESERALEALGKYDITVDSVIVNQVMPDICDCDFCHSRHKLQQKRLALIDQKFPNQHVAEVPLFKDEVKGQEKLLKLAHILYDDEDNDEVAQEAIAL, translated from the coding sequence ATGGCTTTTAAAGATTATTTCAAATTTAATAAAGATAAAACAACATTTATTTTCATTGGTGGAAAAGGAGGAGTTGGAAAAACTTCTGTTTCTTCCGCTACAGCATTATGGCTAGCTGAACAAGGTAAAAAGACTTTAATTGTATCAACAGATCCTGCTCATTCTTTATCTGATTCTCTTGAAGTGCCGATTGGCAGTTATCCAAGAGAAATCAAAACAAATTTATTTGCAGTTGAAATTGACCCTGATGTGGCAATGGCTCAAAAGCAAGCACAATTGGATGCTCAAAAGGCAGCAAATCCTGATGATTCTGGAGGACTTTTGGGAATGGACTTTTTATCTGACCAATTGGACATGGCATCATCTTCACCTGGTGCTGATGAGGCTGCTGCATTTGAAATGTTTATGGCTGTAATGAATTCTGATGAATATGATGTTGTCGTTTTTGATACAGCACCAACTGGACACACTTTAAGATTATTGTCCTTCCCTGAAGTTATGGATTCATGGGTTGGTAAAATGATGATGCTTAAAGCAAAATTGGGCGGAGCAACTAATGCTTTAAAGAAAATAATGCCGTTTATGGATGCTGTTGATGACCCTCAAACTTCCGAAGATTTAAAAAGAACTAAGGAAGAAATTGACAAGGCAAAAGAAGTGTTGGCTGATCCTGATAGGACAACATTTAAAATGGTTGTCATTCCTGAAGAAATGTCTATTTATGAATCTGAAAGGGCACTTGAAGCTCTTGGAAAATATGACATTACTGTTGATAGTGTTATTGTAAATCAGGTAATGCCTGATATTTGCGATTGTGATTTCTGCCATTCAAGACACAAATTGCAGCAAAAACGTTTGGCTTTAATTGACCAAAAGTTCCCTAATCAACATGTGGCTGAAGTCCCATTGTTCAAGGACGAAGTTAAAGGTCAGGAAAAATTATTGAAGTTGGCTCATATATTATATGATGACGAAGACAATGATGAAGTAGCACAAGAGGCTATTGCATTATAA
- a CDS encoding cation diffusion facilitator family transporter: MSEDFRSKGGKKAAIVAVIANCFLTILNISVGFICGSSALISEGAHTFSDIITTIVAYIGFYYSQKPADSEHPIGYGRVEALSGLFIVLFLSLISWEIIEKAVKQIFFNQTLTVPDIHVAIMAVVGIFVNFVVSSYIIRMGKQINSPAIVADGQHQRTDVFSSIAVLVGAIVSNMGYPILDPIVAIIIGLLIFRLAVKLFIINFNYLIGKVPSESFIDEIKDIANNVPNSQNAHEVKVDYMGNYAFVSLHIEVDGDLSVSEAHKIAHEVQNRILEEKSEVRYVVVQTCPIGLDNDYNQ; the protein is encoded by the coding sequence ATGAGTGAAGACTTTCGTTCAAAAGGTGGTAAAAAAGCAGCTATTGTGGCTGTTATTGCAAATTGCTTTTTGACTATTTTAAATATCTCTGTTGGATTTATATGTGGGAGTAGTGCATTAATTTCTGAAGGAGCCCATACATTTTCAGACATAATTACGACGATTGTTGCATATATCGGTTTTTATTATAGTCAAAAACCTGCAGATTCGGAACATCCAATTGGATATGGTCGTGTAGAAGCTTTAAGCGGATTGTTTATTGTATTGTTCTTGTCTCTTATCTCATGGGAAATTATTGAAAAAGCTGTTAAGCAGATATTTTTCAACCAGACTTTAACTGTTCCGGATATTCATGTCGCCATTATGGCTGTTGTAGGAATCTTTGTTAATTTTGTAGTCAGTAGCTACATTATTCGTATGGGAAAACAAATTAATAGTCCTGCCATTGTTGCCGATGGTCAACACCAAAGAACTGATGTATTTTCATCAATTGCAGTATTAGTTGGTGCAATTGTTTCAAATATGGGATATCCAATATTAGATCCAATTGTTGCAATAATCATTGGTTTATTGATTTTCAGACTTGCAGTAAAGCTTTTTATAATTAATTTCAATTATCTTATTGGTAAAGTCCCATCTGAGAGTTTCATTGATGAGATAAAGGATATTGCGAATAATGTACCTAATTCTCAAAATGCACATGAAGTTAAAGTAGATTATATGGGAAATTATGCTTTTGTTTCATTGCATATTGAAGTTGATGGTGATTTGTCAGTATCTGAGGCCCACAAAATCGCTCATGAAGTTCAAAATAGGATTCTTGAAGAAAAATCAGAAGTCAGATACGTGGTAGTTCAAACTTGTCCAATTGGTCTGGATAATGACTATAATCAATGA
- a CDS encoding helix-turn-helix domain-containing protein, with amino-acid sequence MNTERIVCPVDRTLNLISKKWSIQIIRDMFFGKKHFKEFKEDKPKLSNKVLSNCLKELEENGLIEKKVLNTTPVTTEYYLTEYGKSTNRIVYELAMFTLNDDDDNIYSEETKNELKNNFKHTLKIDD; translated from the coding sequence ATGAACACCGAAAGAATAGTTTGTCCTGTGGATAGAACACTAAATCTCATTAGCAAGAAATGGAGCATCCAAATTATTCGGGACATGTTTTTTGGAAAAAAACATTTTAAAGAATTTAAAGAAGATAAACCTAAATTGAGCAATAAAGTATTATCCAACTGTTTAAAAGAATTGGAAGAAAATGGATTAATTGAAAAAAAGGTTTTAAATACCACACCCGTTACCACAGAATATTATCTAACCGAATATGGGAAATCCACGAATAGAATCGTTTATGAATTAGCAATGTTTACCCTGAATGACGATGACGACAATATCTATTCTGAAGAAACTAAAAATGAATTAAAAAATAACTTTAAACATACATTAAAAATTGATGATTAA
- a CDS encoding ABC transporter ATP-binding protein produces the protein MTFEIENVSKVFESGEGKEDVTALKDINLTIETGEFISFVGPSGCGKTTLLRIIEGFENPTEGTVKDDGKIVTRPSNERGFIFQNYSLYPWLNVIDNVVFGLGINGKPEKESKERAMEYLESVGLKDFANSYPHELSGGMKQRVAIIRSLINDSKSLLMDESFSALDVQARHKLQKQVHKICKEQHKTILFVTHDIDEAVFLSDKIILLSRRPGRIKEIFEVKLEHPRNREDRKFEELVSEIIHAIDELEDG, from the coding sequence ATGACATTTGAAATAGAAAATGTATCGAAAGTTTTTGAATCAGGCGAAGGTAAAGAAGACGTAACTGCATTAAAGGATATTAACCTTACTATTGAAACCGGAGAATTCATCTCCTTTGTAGGTCCATCAGGTTGTGGAAAAACAACATTGTTGCGTATAATAGAAGGGTTTGAAAATCCTACAGAAGGTACCGTTAAAGATGATGGAAAAATAGTAACAAGACCTTCCAACGAAAGAGGTTTTATATTCCAGAACTATTCTCTCTATCCTTGGTTAAATGTCATTGATAATGTAGTATTTGGATTAGGCATCAATGGGAAACCTGAAAAAGAAAGTAAGGAACGTGCAATGGAGTATCTTGAGAGTGTTGGACTAAAAGATTTTGCAAATAGCTATCCTCATGAATTATCCGGAGGTATGAAACAGAGAGTTGCAATAATTCGATCATTAATTAATGATTCTAAAAGTTTATTGATGGATGAATCGTTTAGTGCATTGGATGTTCAGGCAAGACACAAACTACAAAAACAAGTTCATAAAATTTGTAAAGAACAACATAAGACAATCCTTTTCGTTACACATGATATTGATGAAGCAGTATTTTTATCAGATAAAATTATCCTTCTTTCCAGAAGACCCGGAAGAATCAAGGAAATTTTTGAAGTTAAACTGGAGCATCCAAGAAATAGGGAAGATCGAAAATTTGAAGAGCTAGTATCTGAAATTATCCACGCAATTGATGAACTAGAAGACGGTTGA
- a CDS encoding metallophosphoesterase, producing the protein MKDDDIERPQAMKIRQGIQDAITYSLPDKKFNENKIDLVELDIELNNLGWNFHNFRILNLTDIHLGQWINPEYLEELVDYVNTLNVDLITLTGDYFSYVVDDYEKSLEKSFKKLDAEYGKFGVLGNHDHWMGADKVRTIFKNSNIIDLSNDVYTLQKGDDYLNLAGVDSCTVCADDLDKVLKKLPENIPSILLAHEPDFANESSKTNRFDLQISGHSHGGQFIIPKVETTPFRGPNSTKYPVGLYKIGNMIQYTSKGLGTNSFRIRINCKPEITIITLKTKNKQQIKIE; encoded by the coding sequence ATGAAAGACGATGATATTGAACGACCACAAGCAATGAAAATTCGCCAAGGTATTCAAGATGCAATAACTTATTCACTGCCAGACAAGAAGTTTAATGAAAATAAAATTGATTTGGTTGAACTTGACATTGAATTAAACAATTTGGGTTGGAATTTTCATAATTTTAGAATTTTAAACTTAACTGACATCCATTTGGGACAATGGATTAATCCAGAATATTTAGAGGAACTTGTTGATTACGTCAACACATTAAATGTTGATTTGATTACATTGACAGGAGATTATTTTTCTTATGTGGTGGATGACTATGAAAAATCACTGGAAAAATCATTTAAGAAACTAGATGCAGAATATGGTAAGTTTGGCGTTTTGGGAAATCATGACCATTGGATGGGTGCAGATAAGGTTAGAACAATCTTCAAAAATTCAAATATTATCGATTTGAGCAATGATGTGTATACACTTCAAAAAGGAGATGACTATCTAAATCTGGCAGGTGTAGACAGTTGCACTGTCTGTGCAGATGATTTGGACAAGGTATTGAAAAAACTTCCTGAAAACATTCCTAGCATACTGCTTGCCCATGAACCTGATTTTGCAAATGAATCTTCAAAAACCAATAGATTTGACCTTCAGATTTCAGGACATTCACATGGAGGGCAATTCATTATTCCAAAAGTTGAAACAACACCTTTCAGAGGCCCAAACTCAACAAAATATCCTGTTGGACTTTACAAAATTGGAAATATGATACAGTACACAAGCAAAGGTTTAGGAACCAATTCCTTTAGAATCAGAATAAACTGCAAACCAGAGATTACCATAATAACCCTAAAAACTAAAAATAAACAACAAATCAAGATAGAATGA
- a CDS encoding phage holin family protein, translating into MIKNRLISSLRTSITTLLIALSNIVALFLVDYTSSDFTIGPWYNAIIIVIALAIANALLWPIIRRFLMKIIIFTFGIGSLFVNSLIFYITSYFIPGISTGIYGALQAPIVMAIATTFITNITNTNYYERYIKNILKYAIKQKTPYKKRYSGVIMLEIDGLSMNTLKKAIEKGMMPNIKEWLDAKTHCLKEWETDLSSQTGASQAGILHGNNRDIVAYRWVEKENNNKIIVSGKLSDTPEIEDEISDGHGLLVNGISVANMFSGDSKIPTLTSSKLNGLKHIYNKTLNATFLDAYNFQRLFILFLWDIILELKSNLSIT; encoded by the coding sequence ATGATTAAAAATAGGCTCATTTCATCTCTTAGAACATCCATCACTACATTACTGATAGCCTTATCAAACATTGTAGCATTATTTTTAGTAGATTATACCAGTTCAGATTTTACAATTGGACCATGGTACAATGCAATCATTATTGTAATAGCATTAGCAATTGCAAATGCATTACTTTGGCCAATAATCAGACGATTTTTAATGAAAATCATCATCTTTACATTTGGAATAGGATCGCTTTTTGTAAACTCCCTAATTTTTTATATCACATCCTACTTCATTCCAGGAATTTCAACAGGAATTTACGGTGCATTACAAGCTCCAATTGTAATGGCAATAGCTACAACATTTATAACAAACATTACAAACACCAATTATTATGAAAGATATATTAAAAACATATTAAAATATGCTATAAAACAAAAAACGCCATATAAAAAAAGATATTCTGGAGTAATAATGCTTGAAATTGATGGTTTATCCATGAATACATTAAAAAAAGCAATTGAAAAAGGCATGATGCCCAATATTAAAGAATGGTTAGATGCAAAAACACACTGCTTGAAAGAATGGGAAACCGATTTATCATCACAGACTGGAGCCAGTCAAGCAGGAATATTGCATGGAAACAACAGGGACATCGTAGCCTACAGATGGGTTGAAAAGGAAAACAATAATAAGATTATCGTTTCAGGAAAATTAAGTGATACCCCAGAAATTGAAGATGAAATTAGTGACGGACATGGATTGCTTGTCAATGGAATCAGTGTTGCAAACATGTTTTCAGGAGACAGTAAAATCCCTACATTAACATCATCCAAACTAAACGGTTTAAAACATATCTACAACAAAACCTTAAATGCCACCTTTTTAGATGCCTATAATTTCCAGAGATTATTCATATTATTTTTATGGGACATAATCCTCGAATTGAAATCCAATTTATCCATTACATAA
- a CDS encoding cobalt-precorrin-7 (C(5))-methyltransferase: MTGKIYIVGIGPGSSEYLTKKAIDTVKTSDYTVGSTRAIELFDDVNNKIAFNVKDLLDKLEEGVQLALDGNTVSILSTGDPGFSGVLNTVLRISAEKGFDNESIEVVPGISSLQLAAAKNHIQWDNANVMTFHGRENIEDILPVINNGKTTIALPSRKVKDMAQFLLDNGVSKDRKVVVCERLSYPNERIVESSLKDIAQSEFTYMCIMIIK, from the coding sequence ATGACTGGCAAAATTTATATTGTTGGAATAGGCCCCGGTTCAAGCGAATATTTAACAAAAAAGGCAATCGATACTGTTAAAACATCAGATTACACCGTTGGAAGTACAAGAGCAATTGAACTGTTTGATGATGTTAACAATAAAATTGCATTCAATGTAAAGGACTTGTTGGATAAGTTAGAGGAAGGTGTTCAATTGGCTTTGGATGGCAACACCGTTTCAATATTGTCAACCGGCGATCCTGGTTTTTCAGGTGTCTTAAACACAGTTTTGAGAATTTCAGCCGAAAAAGGATTTGACAATGAAAGCATCGAAGTTGTTCCTGGAATCAGTTCACTTCAGCTGGCCGCTGCAAAAAACCACATCCAATGGGATAATGCGAATGTGATGACCTTTCATGGGCGAGAGAATATAGAAGATATCTTACCAGTCATAAACAATGGAAAAACCACCATTGCACTCCCATCTAGAAAAGTGAAAGACATGGCTCAATTTTTACTGGACAATGGAGTTAGCAAAGATAGAAAAGTTGTGGTCTGTGAGAGATTAAGTTATCCAAACGAAAGAATTGTTGAGTCATCATTGAAAGATATTGCTCAAAGTGAATTTACATATATGTGCATTATGATTATCAAATAG